The Leisingera daeponensis DSM 23529 genome includes the window GAACCATAGGCGGTGAGGCGGCCCAGCCACCAGTCGAGGTCCTCAGCCTGGACCTGCAAATGCTCGGGTGCATAGCGGTCGGCCACTTGCGCAGCTTCCTCGCGGGTGTCGCACAGGACCACCTCGGCGCGTTCGTGCCAAGCGCGGTGCGCTGCAGAGAGGTTGGGTTCCGGCAGCCGGTCAATCAGTGTCTGCGCGCGGACCATAACGCCCTTGGCCAGGCTCTCGCAGGTGGTGACCAGCCAGACGGGGCTGTCGGCGCCGTGTTCTGCTTGGCTGACCAGATCCCAGGCGACAGTTTCGGCATCCGCGGAGCGGTCGGCAATCACCAGCGAGTCCGTGGGGCCTGCAAACATGTCGATGCCGACCTCGCCGAACAGCATCCGCTTGGCCTCCGCCACATAAGCATTGCCGGGGCCGGCCAGAATATCGGCGGGCTGCGACCCGAACAGGCCCTGCGCCATGGCGGCAATGCCCTGGACTCCGCCCAGGTTCAGGATCAGGTCCGCTCCGCACAGGTCCATGGCATAGATGATCGCGTCGGGAATGCCGCTGCCGGGGCGCGGCGGCGAAACTGCGGTGATATGCGGCACGCCTGCCACCTTGGCGGTGGTGATGGTCATCAGCGCGCTGGCGATATGGCTGTAGCGGCCGCCCGGCACATAGCAGCCGGCGCTTGAGACCGGGATCAGCTTCTGGCCCGCGATCAGGCCGGGGATCACCTCCACCTCGCATTCCCCCATGGTGGCCTTCTGCGCCTCGGCAAAACGGCGGATGTTGGCGTGGGCGAACTGGATATCTTCCTTGGTCTGCGGCGAAACGCGGTTGCAGGCGGCGCGGCGCTGGGCGTCCGTCACCACGACCGGTCCGGTCCAGCCGTCCAGCTTTTCCGCATAGCGGCGCACCGCCTCCTCGCCCTCGCGCTGGATATTGGCCAGGATCACGGCGACGGTGTCGCGGATATCGCTGTTCTCGGCCGCCGGGCGCGGCTGGGCCTGTTTCAGATAAGTGATTGCCATGATCCATTTTCCTTGAAAGGCCGCCGGCTGTGCGGGGAAGCGCACGGCGCGGTGTGCGCTTAAAACAGCGCCCAAGGCCCCAAACGGTCAAGCCGGTGCCAAGTGGTTTCGAGAAACACGAATGTTTGTTTCGAATTGCGCTCCGCCTTTACGGGTCTTGCGCGGGCAGCGTCCGGAACTCCTCGGCCAGCCAGGGGAAGCGGGCGCTGATCGGATCGGTGAAATGGTGGCGCAGGGACTTTTGCAGCGCTTCGTGGATCAGCTGCGACGTGGCCGCGGGATAGACGCTGGAAGTGAACAGCGACACCGTGCGGGCAAAGCTCTTGCCTGGAAAGCGCAAGACCCTGACCTTGTCGTGAAAGCGCTGGGCGCGGTGGTAACTGGCGGCGGTGGTCACGGTCCAGCCGCTGCTTTCGGCCACCAGGCCGATGATGGACTGGTTGCATTCCAGCTCAAACCGGTTGGGCAGCAAGATCTTGAGCCGGGTCAGCTGGGTTTCGATCTGCTTGCCGATGGTGTGGTCGCGGGAATAGCGCAGGAACGGCAGCGGCGCCTCCGGTTTGGTCAGCTCCTCAACGCTGCCGCTGTATGCGGCGGGCACCACCAGAATGAACGGGTCGCGCATCAAAGGGTACTCGATCAGATCCGGCAGCAGCCCCGCTGGGCGGGTGGCAACACCGGCATCCAGCTTCTGCTCCTGCAGCTTTGCGATGATCTCATGGCTGGGCCGGGTGTAGTGGCGGAAATTGCAGCGGGGCAGGGCGGTGGACAGGAACTGGAACAGCTCCGGTCCGACCTCGTTGTCGAAATCATCCAGCAGCGCCATGCGCAGATCGGTGGCGTGCTGCCAGCTGCCAGAGCGGATCTCCGCCTCGCCGCGTCTGAGCGTCATCAGCCCGTCACGGACGTAGCGGGCATAGACGACTCCGGCCGGGGTCAGCCCCATCGGGCGGCGCGTATGATCCACCAGATCCACCCCCAGCGCGCTTTCCAGACTGCGCAGGTGATTGGAAACGGTGCTGATCGACAGGCCGGTTTCCGCAGCAACCTTTTGAATTGATCCTGACTTTGAAATAAGCTGGAACACCTCCAGCCACCTCAGGCTTAGGGATTTCTGCACAGGCTGCGCCTCCTGTTCGCCAAATCATATCCGTCAAAAACGAAACTAAGTTTTACTTTGGGCGCAAAGGCAACTTTATTCTACTGTGTATTTTCTTCCCGGATATGGTTTGCCGTGCAAAAATAAATGTCCGAGGCCCGCATTGAACGGACCCGGAAAACCCTGGGAGGAGATCCAATATGATTAAAAAGTATCTGCTGACGACTGCTTGTGCCGGCATCGCGGCGCTGTCTGCCTCGCACGCCTCTGCCTTGGAGGAGATCACCGTCGCCTATTTCCTCGAATGGCCGATGCCCTTCCAGTTTGCCAAGGCCAACGGCACCTATGAGGAGGAAATGGGCGTCAAGATCAATTGGGTCTCCTTCGATACCGGCACGGCAATGTCTGCGGCCATGGCGTCGGGCGATGTTCAGATCGCGGTGAGCCAGGGCGTGCCGCCGTTTGTGGTGGCAACCTCCGCCGGACAGGACCTCCAGGCGGTGGATGTGGCGGTCAGCTATTCCGACAACGACAACTGCGTGGTGGCCGAGGCGCTGGAGATCGACAAGGACAGTGCGGCTGAGCTGAACGGCAAGAAGGTCGGCGTGCCGATCGGCACCGCGGCGCATTACGGCTTCCTGTCGCAGATGGCGCATTTCGGGGTCGATGTCGGTTCGATGGAAATTGTCGACATGGCCCCCGCCGATGGCGCGGCGGCCTTTGCCCAGGGCAACCTGGACATGGTCTGCGGCTGGGGCGGCGCGCTGCGGCGGATGGTGGAGCATGGCAACGTGCTGCTGACCGGTGCTGAGAAGGAGGAACTGGGCATCCTGGTGTTCGACGTGACCAGCGCACCGGCCGGTTTTGTCGAGTCCGAAGGTGAGCTGCTGAGCAAGTTCCTGAAAGTGACCGCAGAGGCCAACGCCATGTGGAATTCGGGCGATCACAAGGACGAGATGCTGCCGGTCATCGCCAAGGACGCAGGCATGGACCTGGCGGATGCCGAAGCCACCATCGCCACCTTCAGCTTCCCGTCAGCAGAGGAGCAGCTGTCGGAGAAATGGCTGGGCGGCGGCGCGCAGACCTTCATGAAGGGCGTGGCCGATATCTTCGTGAATGCGGGCAGCATCGAGGCGGCGCTGGACTCCTATGACGGAACCGTCAACAGCGCGCCGCTGGCCGCCGCGCAGAACTGAGCCGCAGCGAACTGAATGTACCGAACGGCCCGGCTTTCGGGCCGTTCGCATCCGGGCGGGCAGGGCGCAGGCCGCGAAGCCCTAACAGGAGGGGGAGAAGATGGCTGGACTGGACATCAAGGGTGTCTCCATGCGTTTTGACCTGCCCAACGGCAGCTCCGTCCAGGCGCTGAAAGACGTTTCATTGAATTTGCAGGCAGGGGAGCTGCTGTCGGTGCTGGGACCGTCCGGGTGCGGCAAGACCACGCTGCTGAACATCCTGGCGGGGTTTCTGGCCCCCACTGAGGGAGTGGTGGAGCTGAACGGGCATGTGGTCACCGGACCGGACGCGGAGCGCGGGATGGTGTTCCAGAAGGGCGCGCTGTTCGAATGGATGAACGTGCGCGACAACGTGGAATTCGGTCCCCGCATGAAGGGCATGAGGCGGGCCGAGCGCGAGAAGATCTCCGACCATCTGCTGGACATCGTCGGCCTGCAGGACTTCAAGGAAAAAGCGGTTTACGAGCTGTCGGGCGGCATGCAGCAGCGGGTGGCGCTGGCCCGCTGCCTGGCGAACGAGCCGGATGTGATCCTGATGGACGAGCCGCTGGGCGCGCTGGACGCGCTGACGCGGGAAAAGATGCAAGGTTTGGTGCTGAAGCTGTGGAAGGAAACCGGCAAGACGATCATCCTGATTACCCACTCAGTCGAGGAGGCGCTGCTGCTGGGCGAACGGCTGATCGTGATGGCGCCGCGCCCGGGCCGCATCCACCGCGAATACCAGCTGCCCTTTGCCGAGCGCGGGGTGAATGCCGACCTGCGCGACGTCAAGAAATCCGAAGGCTTTGCCGAGACCCGCGATGAGATCCTTTCGATGATCTGGGAGATGGAAGAGGAGATCATGGGCCGGACGGAGCAGGTGGCATGACGGTTCTGCTGTTTTACATCGCGTTGTTTGCCGGCGCCTTTTTCCTGGTGAAATTCATTCGCAAGGGCATGCAGGCGCGGCATGATTTCACCAGCCTGAAGACCGTGACATTCGGCGACGAAAGCGCTGTAAGCCCGGACCGGGCGGCTTCGATCATTTCGGTGCTGGTGATTTTCGTGATCTGGGCGGCCTTCACCGGCTCCAAGCTGTTTCCGCTTCATGTGCCCGGGCCGTTCACCGGTGAAACCAGCTTTACCTACACGCTGGAAGACGCCACGGGCAGCACCGACGATGCGGAAGTCGCCGTCCGGGTGGCCGGATTTGGCGAGGCCAGCTCCAATTTCGAGGTGGACCCCGGCAGCGGCTTTGCCAAAAACGATGCGCTGGCCGCACAGGCCGGGCGGTCCACGACCCTGATCTTCGACAGCAATGACGAGGTCAAACGCAAGGAAGGCGCCAAAGTCGTGGCCATCAACGGCGAGCCGATCGGTCCTGGCACGGCTGTCGACACCGGCGACGGCACGGTGACGCTGACCGGAAAGGGCGCCATCAGCTTTACCCCCAGTGCGGGGATGCAGATGAACCCGATCTGGCTGCCGGCCCCGGAAACGGTGGTGGCGCGGTTCTTTGAAATCGCAGCCGAGGGCTATCAGAACTTCTCGCTGTGGCAGCACCTGGGCTGGTCGCTGGCGCGGGTGATTGCCGGCTTCGTTGCCGGCGCGATTGTCGGTATTCCGCTCGGCTATGCCATGGGCCTGTCCGGCTGGTTCCGCGGCTGGTTTGACCCGATCGTGGAATTCATGCGCCCGGTTCCGCCTTTGGCGCTGATCCCGCTGGTGATCATCTGGTTCGGCATCTGGGAAACCGGCAAGATCGTTCTGCTGTTCCTGGCTGCACTCTGGATCATGACGATTGCGGCACGGGCCGGGGTCTCCGGCGTGAACATCTCGAAAATCCACGCGGCGTATTCGCTGGGGGCCTCCAAGTGGCAGATCATGCGGCATGTGATCGTGCCCAACTCGCTTCCGGAAATCTTTACCGGCGCGCGGGTGGCCATGGGCGTTTGCTGGGGCACGGTTGTGGCTGCCGAACTGGTGGCGGCGCAGAAGGGCGCGGGCATGATGATCATCGCCGCGTCCAAGTTCCAGCTGACCGATATCGTGATCATGGGCATCGTGATGATCGGGATCATCGGCTATGGCATCGACATCCTGATGCGCAAGGCCGAGAACTGGCTGGTGCCATGGAAGGGCCGCAGCTGATTTGAAGCTGGATGACGCAAAGAAAACGCCTGGGGAGGTCCCCGGAGTTTGCGGTCCAGCAAAGGATCAGATGCGGAGGCGGTCAAAATCCGGATCGTATGGGGACGGCGCGATGACGGTGGCGGAGACCAGATCACCGCAGAGGTCGAGCTGCATGGTGCTGCCTTCAGCCGCCAGTTCCGGCACCACAAAAGCATAGGCCAGGTTCATCCCGACCCGATGCCCCCAATCGCCCGAGGTCACGGTGCCCGCGGCCTTGTCGCCCTGCATCAGCGAGGCGCCGCTGCGGGCCGGGGCATGGGTGGCGCCGACGTGCAGCGTGACCAGCTTTTTGCGCGGCCCCGCGGCCCGGCGCTTCAACAGCGCCTGGCGGCCAATGAACCCGCCTTTGCCCAGCTTCACGAAACGGCCCAGCCCGGTCTCATACGGGTCGAATTCGGTGATCAGGTCCGTCTTCCAATGCAGGAACCCTTTCTCCATCCGCATCGACTCCACCGCGCGGGCGCCAAACAGCTTCAGCCCGAAGGCCTCCCCGGCCTTGCGCAGCGCCAGATAGGCAGCATAAAGCGAGGCATTCGGGACGTGGATCTCATAAGCCAGCTCACCTGAGAAGCTGACACCCATCACCGTTGCCGGAGCAATGCCGATAAAGCATTCGCGCACCGACAGCCACGGGAAGGCCTCGCGCGACCAGCCGCCCCGGGCGCAGGCAGAGAGCACATCCCGCGACCGGGGGCCTGCCAGGACCAGGATGGTCTGGTCATTGGTGAGGGCGCGCAACTGCACATCTTCGCCCGTGCGGATGTGCTGGCTCAGCCAGTCCATGTCGTGAAACTCGCTGGCGGCGGCAGAGCCGTACCAGACCCGCTCCGGCCCGCGGTCAGAGGCAGGCAGGTTCGCCACCGTGGCCTCGCCCTTGACCATGCCG containing:
- the hisD gene encoding histidinol dehydrogenase, yielding MAITYLKQAQPRPAAENSDIRDTVAVILANIQREGEEAVRRYAEKLDGWTGPVVVTDAQRRAACNRVSPQTKEDIQFAHANIRRFAEAQKATMGECEVEVIPGLIAGQKLIPVSSAGCYVPGGRYSHIASALMTITTAKVAGVPHITAVSPPRPGSGIPDAIIYAMDLCGADLILNLGGVQGIAAMAQGLFGSQPADILAGPGNAYVAEAKRMLFGEVGIDMFAGPTDSLVIADRSADAETVAWDLVSQAEHGADSPVWLVTTCESLAKGVMVRAQTLIDRLPEPNLSAAHRAWHERAEVVLCDTREEAAQVADRYAPEHLQVQAEDLDWWLGRLTAYGSLFLGKETTVSFGDKTSGPNHVLPTSGAARYTGGLSVHKFTKTVTWQRCNAAASRELALRTARISRMEGMEGHAIAAEMRLQPETV
- a CDS encoding LysR family transcriptional regulator; translated protein: MQKSLSLRWLEVFQLISKSGSIQKVAAETGLSISTVSNHLRSLESALGVDLVDHTRRPMGLTPAGVVYARYVRDGLMTLRRGEAEIRSGSWQHATDLRMALLDDFDNEVGPELFQFLSTALPRCNFRHYTRPSHEIIAKLQEQKLDAGVATRPAGLLPDLIEYPLMRDPFILVVPAAYSGSVEELTKPEAPLPFLRYSRDHTIGKQIETQLTRLKILLPNRFELECNQSIIGLVAESSGWTVTTAASYHRAQRFHDKVRVLRFPGKSFARTVSLFTSSVYPAATSQLIHEALQKSLRHHFTDPISARFPWLAEEFRTLPAQDP
- a CDS encoding ABC transporter substrate-binding protein, which produces MIKKYLLTTACAGIAALSASHASALEEITVAYFLEWPMPFQFAKANGTYEEEMGVKINWVSFDTGTAMSAAMASGDVQIAVSQGVPPFVVATSAGQDLQAVDVAVSYSDNDNCVVAEALEIDKDSAAELNGKKVGVPIGTAAHYGFLSQMAHFGVDVGSMEIVDMAPADGAAAFAQGNLDMVCGWGGALRRMVEHGNVLLTGAEKEELGILVFDVTSAPAGFVESEGELLSKFLKVTAEANAMWNSGDHKDEMLPVIAKDAGMDLADAEATIATFSFPSAEEQLSEKWLGGGAQTFMKGVADIFVNAGSIEAALDSYDGTVNSAPLAAAQN
- a CDS encoding taurine ABC transporter ATP-binding protein encodes the protein MAGLDIKGVSMRFDLPNGSSVQALKDVSLNLQAGELLSVLGPSGCGKTTLLNILAGFLAPTEGVVELNGHVVTGPDAERGMVFQKGALFEWMNVRDNVEFGPRMKGMRRAEREKISDHLLDIVGLQDFKEKAVYELSGGMQQRVALARCLANEPDVILMDEPLGALDALTREKMQGLVLKLWKETGKTIILITHSVEEALLLGERLIVMAPRPGRIHREYQLPFAERGVNADLRDVKKSEGFAETRDEILSMIWEMEEEIMGRTEQVA
- a CDS encoding ABC transporter permease — its product is MTVLLFYIALFAGAFFLVKFIRKGMQARHDFTSLKTVTFGDESAVSPDRAASIISVLVIFVIWAAFTGSKLFPLHVPGPFTGETSFTYTLEDATGSTDDAEVAVRVAGFGEASSNFEVDPGSGFAKNDALAAQAGRSTTLIFDSNDEVKRKEGAKVVAINGEPIGPGTAVDTGDGTVTLTGKGAISFTPSAGMQMNPIWLPAPETVVARFFEIAAEGYQNFSLWQHLGWSLARVIAGFVAGAIVGIPLGYAMGLSGWFRGWFDPIVEFMRPVPPLALIPLVIIWFGIWETGKIVLLFLAALWIMTIAARAGVSGVNISKIHAAYSLGASKWQIMRHVIVPNSLPEIFTGARVAMGVCWGTVVAAELVAAQKGAGMMIIAASKFQLTDIVIMGIVMIGIIGYGIDILMRKAENWLVPWKGRS